Within the Solwaraspora sp. WMMA2056 genome, the region GCTGCTGCAGGAGATGCTCGACCGGGTCGGCGAGGTCGTCACCAGCCGGGAACGGCTGCGGGCGTTGCTCGACGCGGTCGTCGGCATCGGCAGCGACCTCGACCTGCACAGCACGCTGCGGCGCATCGTCGAGGCGGCGTGCGGGCTGGCCGGTGCCCGCTACGGCGCGCTCGGGGTGATCGGACCGGACCGCCAACTGGTCGACTTCATCACCCACGGCATAGACCCGGCCGCCCACGCCGCGATCGGCGACCTGCCGCACGGCCGAGGCGTGCTCGGCCTGCTCATCGACGACCCGGCACCGGTGCGGATGCCGGACATCACCACCCATCCCCGGTCGTACGGCTTCCCGGCGCACCACCCACCGATGCACAGCTTCCTCGGCGTCCCGCTGCGCATCCGCGACCAGGTCTTCGGCAACCTGTACCTGGCGGAGAAGCAGGGGGCGGCCGAGTTCACCGACGACGACGAGGAGATCGTGGTGGCGTTGGCTGCCGCGGCCGGCGTCGCCATCGAGAACGCCCGGCTCTACGAGCTGGCCAGCCGCCGGGAACGCTGGCTGGCGGCCACCGCCGAGATCACCGGCGTGCTGCTCGGCACGGTACGCCGTACCGACGCGCTCACCCTGGTGGCGCGGCGGGCCCGGGAGGTCGCCGAGGCGGAACTGGTACTGGTGCTGGTGAACGACGACGAGATCGGCCAGTTCATCGTGGAGGTCGTCGACTCCGCGCAGGGGGTGGTCCCGGGTCTGGTCGGCGCGACGCTGCCGGCCGGTGAGACGAGCTTCGCCGACGCGGTGGCCAGCGGTGAGCACCGGATGGTGGAGAGCCTGGCGAAGGCCGCGCCGTGGCCGGTGCCGGTCACCGCCGGCCCCGCCGTGGTGTCGCCGTTGACGGTGGCGGACACGATGCACGGCGTGCTGGTGGTGGCGCACCGCGCCGACGCCGACGTGCCGGCCGACGGCGAGCTGCCGCTGCTGGCCAGCTTTGCCGGGCAGGCGGCGTTGGCCATGGAGCGGGCCCGCGCCCAGGAGGAACGTGAGCTGCTGGTGGTGCTGGAGGACCGCGAGCGGATCGCCCGTGACCTGCACGACGTGGTGATCCAGCGGCTGTTCGCCACCGGGCTGCAGCTGCAGAGCGCGATGCCGTTGACCGGCCGGCCGGAGATCGGGCAACGGATCAACGCGGCGGTCGACGACCTGGACTCCACGATCCGCGACATCCGCCGGGCCATCTTCGAGCTGCGTACGCCGATGAGCGCCACACTGCGGACCGAGCTGCGGGAGGCGGTCGACCTGGCCGCCGACGGCCTCGGGTTCCGGCCCGCCCTGGAGTTGTCCGGCCCGGTGGACAGCGCTGTGCCGGATCCGGTCCGTCCGGACCTGTTGGCGGTGCTGCGGGAGGCGCTGTCGAACGTGGTGCGCCACGCCCGGGCCAGCCGGGTCCTGGTGCAGGTACGGGTCCTCGACGGCCACGTCGAACTGACGGTGGCCGACGACGGCGTCGGGGTCGACCCGGCGGCCGCCCGGGGCGGGCTGGTGAACATGCGTCAGCGCGCCGAGCAGCACGGTGGGACGTTCACCATCGCCACGGCGGACCCCCGGGGCACGCTCCTGACCTGGACGGTCCCGCTGCGGGACTGACCTTGCGGGCTGGGCTGCTCAGTGCCGGGGGCCGAGCAGCCGGGTGGCGAGGACCGCCGCCTGGGTCCGCCGCTCCAGGCCGAGCTTGGCCAGCAGGCTGGAGACGTAGTTCTTGACGGTCTTCTCGGCCAGGAACATCTTGCCGGCGATCTCCCGGTTGGTCAGCCCTTCGGCGACGTACTCCAGGATCCGACGTTCCTGCTCGGTGAGGGACTTCAGCTCGTGCGGCTCCTCGACGCCGCTGCGGATCCGCTCCAGCACCCGGCGGGTGACCGCCGGGTCGAGCAGCGACTGGCCGGCGGCGACCCGCCGCACCGCGTCGACCAGGTCGGTGCCGCGGATCTGCTTGAGCACGTAGCCGGCGGCACCGGCCATGATCGCGGCGAACAGTGCCTCGTCGTCCTCGTACGAGGTGAGGATGAGCCCGTTGATCGAGGAGTCGACGGCCCGGATGTCGCGGCAGACGTCGATGCCGTTGCCGTCAGGTAGCCGGGCGTCGAGGATCGCCACGTCGGGACGCAACGCCGGGATCCGCCGACTCGCTTCCTGGGCGGAGCCGGACTCGCCGATCACTTCGATGTCACCGCTGCTCTGCAGCAGGTCGGCGAGGCCACGGCGGACCACTTCGTGGTCGTCGAGCAGAAACACGCGGATCATCCCCCGTTTCTACCCGGTTGCGCACCCGGTTGCCAGGGTCCAAG harbors:
- a CDS encoding GAF domain-containing sensor histidine kinase; the encoded protein is MLDRVGEVVTSRERLRALLDAVVGIGSDLDLHSTLRRIVEAACGLAGARYGALGVIGPDRQLVDFITHGIDPAAHAAIGDLPHGRGVLGLLIDDPAPVRMPDITTHPRSYGFPAHHPPMHSFLGVPLRIRDQVFGNLYLAEKQGAAEFTDDDEEIVVALAAAAGVAIENARLYELASRRERWLAATAEITGVLLGTVRRTDALTLVARRAREVAEAELVLVLVNDDEIGQFIVEVVDSAQGVVPGLVGATLPAGETSFADAVASGEHRMVESLAKAAPWPVPVTAGPAVVSPLTVADTMHGVLVVAHRADADVPADGELPLLASFAGQAALAMERARAQEERELLVVLEDRERIARDLHDVVIQRLFATGLQLQSAMPLTGRPEIGQRINAAVDDLDSTIRDIRRAIFELRTPMSATLRTELREAVDLAADGLGFRPALELSGPVDSAVPDPVRPDLLAVLREALSNVVRHARASRVLVQVRVLDGHVELTVADDGVGVDPAAARGGLVNMRQRAEQHGGTFTIATADPRGTLLTWTVPLRD
- a CDS encoding response regulator transcription factor encodes the protein MIRVFLLDDHEVVRRGLADLLQSSGDIEVIGESGSAQEASRRIPALRPDVAILDARLPDGNGIDVCRDIRAVDSSINGLILTSYEDDEALFAAIMAGAAGYVLKQIRGTDLVDAVRRVAAGQSLLDPAVTRRVLERIRSGVEEPHELKSLTEQERRILEYVAEGLTNREIAGKMFLAEKTVKNYVSSLLAKLGLERRTQAAVLATRLLGPRH